The proteins below are encoded in one region of Acuticoccus sediminis:
- a CDS encoding xanthine dehydrogenase family protein molybdopterin-binding subunit produces the protein MPVAPYPERERFDAREKVRGLAAYAADVRLAGMLYAMTVPAPAVRGRITEIDTSAASAVPGVVRILTADDFPHEVEEGPFPGAARPTLRRTVVSRGEPVALVVAETLEAAIEAAEAVRVSIDDEPFAVRIDQQGAVREDAEGVHAGDAAAALASAATVIEAEYVSPTQHHNPIELLSTTAVWADGRLTIWEGSQNVGAIKAAVAQSLQLDPAIIDVKSPTVGGAFGQKGWTQRQTAIVAQAAIFTGRPVKLVMPRAQIFHVATHRPHIVHRIRMGADEAGRIAGVDYDAAQQNSRGGGFPPEYHLGAIRLYGIDNYNGTAADIRTDVQSPGHMRAPYEHPACFALDCAVDEMAAALGRDPVEYRLAHDTTTDPATGQPMSSRFLNECLTEGAKRFGWARRSPAPGSMVEADGTLVGWGVAGGTYPALVHPVLATLRVTADGRTRFAVAGHEFGQGIRTVLANVLLEALGVEADRLEILIGDTTAAQQHLTAGSWGSFSAAPAAVAAAEKMKAALAELLDGRQIGGTVHQQLATVKRPYLEVEVTQFGPGQDSALLDQWRQYGFAVTGPVYPGFTSMSYIAHFVEVRVEPRTRRVRVPRVVSIADCGRVLSPRTAASQVRGGVIWGIGHALREATEVDPRFGGYLNCDIADYVMAVNADIGDIDVGFIDRPDPHANALGAKGLGEVAMCGVSAAVANAVFHATGRRLRTLPIRIEDLM, from the coding sequence TCTACGCAATGACCGTGCCTGCGCCCGCCGTGCGCGGCCGGATCACCGAAATCGACACATCCGCGGCGAGCGCGGTCCCCGGCGTCGTACGGATTCTCACCGCGGACGACTTCCCGCACGAGGTGGAAGAGGGTCCGTTTCCGGGCGCCGCGCGGCCAACGTTGAGGAGGACCGTCGTCTCCCGTGGCGAGCCCGTCGCGCTGGTGGTCGCCGAGACCCTCGAAGCCGCGATCGAGGCGGCGGAGGCCGTGCGCGTGAGCATCGACGACGAGCCCTTCGCGGTGCGGATCGACCAGCAGGGCGCTGTCCGCGAGGACGCGGAGGGCGTGCACGCCGGAGACGCCGCGGCGGCGCTCGCCTCGGCGGCGACGGTGATCGAGGCCGAGTACGTCTCGCCCACCCAGCATCACAATCCGATCGAGCTTCTATCGACGACCGCCGTCTGGGCGGACGGGCGGCTGACGATCTGGGAGGGCTCGCAGAACGTCGGCGCCATCAAGGCGGCCGTCGCCCAGTCGTTGCAGCTCGACCCGGCGATCATCGACGTGAAGAGCCCGACGGTCGGCGGCGCCTTCGGCCAGAAGGGGTGGACGCAGCGCCAGACCGCGATCGTCGCGCAGGCGGCGATCTTCACCGGCCGGCCGGTGAAGCTCGTGATGCCGCGGGCGCAGATCTTCCACGTCGCGACGCATCGGCCGCACATCGTCCACCGCATCCGGATGGGCGCCGACGAGGCCGGCCGGATCGCCGGCGTCGACTACGATGCGGCGCAGCAGAACTCGCGCGGCGGCGGCTTCCCGCCGGAGTACCATTTGGGTGCGATCCGGCTCTACGGGATCGACAACTACAACGGCACCGCCGCCGACATCCGGACCGACGTCCAGAGCCCCGGCCACATGCGCGCGCCCTACGAGCATCCGGCGTGCTTCGCGCTCGACTGTGCAGTCGACGAGATGGCGGCGGCGCTGGGCCGCGATCCTGTCGAATACCGCCTGGCGCACGACACGACGACGGACCCGGCCACCGGGCAGCCGATGTCCTCGCGCTTCCTCAACGAGTGCCTGACCGAGGGGGCGAAGCGGTTCGGCTGGGCCCGCCGCTCGCCGGCCCCCGGCTCCATGGTCGAGGCGGACGGGACCCTCGTCGGCTGGGGCGTCGCGGGCGGCACCTACCCCGCCCTCGTCCACCCCGTGTTGGCGACGCTGCGCGTCACGGCCGACGGTCGCACGCGGTTCGCGGTCGCGGGCCACGAGTTCGGCCAGGGCATCCGCACGGTGCTCGCGAACGTCCTCCTCGAGGCGCTGGGCGTCGAGGCGGACCGGCTGGAGATCCTGATCGGCGACACCACGGCCGCGCAGCAGCACCTGACGGCGGGCTCCTGGGGCAGTTTCAGCGCGGCGCCGGCGGCCGTCGCGGCGGCCGAGAAGATGAAGGCGGCGCTGGCCGAGTTGTTGGACGGCCGCCAGATCGGCGGCACCGTCCACCAGCAGCTCGCGACGGTGAAGCGGCCTTATCTCGAGGTCGAGGTGACGCAGTTCGGCCCCGGACAGGACTCGGCACTCCTCGACCAGTGGCGGCAGTACGGCTTCGCCGTCACCGGCCCGGTCTACCCGGGGTTCACGTCGATGAGCTACATCGCCCACTTCGTCGAGGTCCGGGTGGAACCGCGGACGCGGCGGGTGCGCGTGCCGCGCGTGGTCTCGATCGCCGATTGCGGTCGCGTGCTGAGCCCGCGCACGGCAGCGAGCCAGGTGCGCGGCGGCGTCATCTGGGGGATCGGCCACGCGCTGCGCGAGGCGACCGAGGTCGATCCGCGTTTCGGCGGCTATCTCAACTGCGACATCGCCGACTACGTGATGGCGGTGAACGCCGACATCGGCGACATTGATGTCGGCTTCATCGACCGGCCCGACCCGCACGCCAACGCGCTCGGCGCCAAGGGTCTCGGCGAGGTCGCGATGTGCGGCGTCTCGGCGGCAGTGGCGAATGCCGTGTTCCACGCCACCGGCCGCCGGCTGCGCACCCTGCCGATCCGCATCGAGGATCTCATGTAG
- a CDS encoding replication initiation protein: MDEDDASSARPMRVAAVLARKGGEDFAKPGKLVEVRFVKGQSLSLTASRLMALMILVAGGDAWRDISHRMRKADIRRSHKGNERIVDMLEELHRTLFAEDDLSWRGKKATKRFNLIQASWEEVEEGDKETGWIEWQFTADARRLIQESETYAVMNRQAVLGFRSAYALKLYEEGALRLHRRQPVWKVDIVGLRAALGIDETKYSDFAQLRRKVLVVAKGEIDQLAHFTVDWTETRRGRAVAELEFRFTPKDAPAQIMTVDEVSRHSAGRRARRRGEVEREVGPLPPGVEAPESPAPRAAPARQRSAKYGAVVWDRFPDGGLQFGPTGQAAREIALKVGGGWDVDLIADAYREHMGSRLTSLSGTKLEKSWKGFCEAFYARRGRP, from the coding sequence ATGGACGAGGATGACGCCTCCTCCGCCCGGCCCATGCGTGTGGCCGCCGTCTTGGCCCGGAAGGGAGGCGAGGACTTCGCCAAGCCGGGCAAGCTCGTAGAAGTCCGCTTCGTGAAGGGGCAGTCGCTCAGCCTTACGGCGTCGAGGCTCATGGCCTTGATGATCCTCGTGGCTGGCGGCGATGCCTGGCGTGACATCTCGCACCGCATGCGAAAGGCCGATATTCGCAGGAGCCACAAAGGCAACGAGCGCATCGTGGACATGCTGGAAGAGCTGCATCGAACCCTGTTCGCCGAAGACGATCTGTCGTGGCGTGGCAAGAAAGCGACGAAGCGGTTCAATCTGATTCAGGCCTCGTGGGAGGAAGTCGAAGAGGGCGACAAGGAGACCGGGTGGATCGAGTGGCAGTTCACTGCGGACGCGCGGCGTCTGATCCAGGAGTCGGAGACCTACGCCGTGATGAACCGCCAGGCGGTGCTGGGATTTCGCTCCGCCTACGCGCTAAAACTGTATGAAGAAGGCGCCTTGCGGCTGCATCGACGCCAGCCGGTCTGGAAAGTCGACATTGTCGGGTTGCGTGCGGCTCTGGGGATCGACGAGACCAAATACTCGGACTTCGCCCAGTTGAGGCGCAAGGTCCTCGTCGTGGCCAAGGGCGAGATCGACCAACTGGCTCACTTTACGGTCGATTGGACCGAGACGCGCCGTGGCCGCGCGGTCGCGGAACTGGAATTCCGGTTCACGCCGAAGGACGCGCCGGCGCAGATCATGACGGTCGACGAGGTCAGCCGGCACTCGGCGGGCCGCCGCGCTCGCAGGAGAGGCGAGGTCGAACGCGAGGTCGGGCCCCTTCCACCCGGCGTCGAGGCGCCAGAGTCCCCTGCCCCGCGAGCCGCGCCGGCACGGCAGCGAAGCGCCAAGTACGGTGCGGTGGTCTGGGATCGCTTTCCGGACGGCGGGCTTCAGTTCGGACCCACCGGCCAAGCGGCGCGCGAGATCGCGCTCAAGGTCGGCGGCGGATGGGATGTGGACCTGATCGCGGACGCCTATCGGGAACACATGGGAAGCCGATTGACGTCCCTGTCGGGAACGAAACTGGAGAAGTCTTGGAAGGGATTTTGCGAAGCGTTCTACGCGCGGCGGGGTCGTCCGTGA
- a CDS encoding AAA family ATPase — protein sequence MTELLDVASLAGRSSTVIEKLRSAAQGARAAERREPTFPIGKAADLVGRTTAAIRDAESDGRLVAPARGENGRRFGYTLAQLNDMRGTFGTRPWRDADDPCSIVAVQNFKGGVGKSTVSVHLAQYLAIRGYRVLLIDCDSQASATTLFGYVPDLDLSEGDTLYPYLREGERVSLDYAIRKTHFDGLDLIPANLRLFQSEYELAARMARGQGTLLNRLAQGIASVQDLYDIVVLDPPPALGAISLSVLRAANALVVPVPPTVMDFSSTAAFLAMLDETIAELGSRDLAPQLSFLRFVASKVDEGKSMQKGLLDLMRQLYGNSMLRTPLKDSAEIDNATARLMTVYELDGPMTSKAVRDRCLTYLDGVNGEIELEIRRTWPSHLARLRKEGHA from the coding sequence ATGACGGAGCTGCTCGACGTGGCATCTCTGGCGGGACGGTCCTCGACTGTCATCGAGAAGCTGCGCTCCGCGGCGCAGGGGGCGCGGGCCGCAGAGCGCCGGGAACCAACCTTTCCGATCGGAAAGGCGGCGGATCTCGTCGGACGCACCACGGCGGCCATCCGGGATGCTGAGAGCGACGGGCGCCTCGTCGCACCAGCGCGCGGGGAGAACGGGCGGCGTTTCGGCTACACGCTCGCTCAGCTGAACGACATGCGCGGGACGTTCGGCACACGTCCGTGGCGCGATGCGGACGACCCGTGCTCGATCGTCGCGGTGCAGAACTTCAAAGGCGGCGTGGGCAAATCGACGGTGTCGGTGCACCTGGCGCAATATCTGGCGATCCGCGGCTATCGCGTGCTCCTGATCGATTGCGACAGCCAGGCCTCGGCGACGACGCTGTTCGGCTACGTTCCGGACCTCGACCTTTCGGAAGGCGACACGCTCTATCCCTATCTGCGCGAGGGGGAGCGCGTCTCGCTGGACTACGCGATCCGCAAGACACACTTCGACGGGCTGGATCTCATCCCGGCGAACCTCAGACTGTTCCAGTCCGAATACGAGCTCGCGGCGCGCATGGCGCGAGGGCAGGGCACTCTGCTCAACCGGTTGGCTCAGGGTATCGCGTCGGTGCAGGACCTCTACGACATCGTCGTGTTGGACCCGCCGCCCGCGCTCGGCGCGATCTCGCTGTCGGTGCTGCGTGCGGCTAACGCACTCGTCGTCCCGGTGCCGCCCACGGTAATGGATTTCTCGTCGACCGCCGCGTTCCTAGCGATGCTGGACGAAACGATCGCCGAACTCGGATCACGGGATCTAGCCCCGCAGCTCTCGTTCCTCCGATTCGTGGCATCGAAGGTCGACGAGGGCAAGTCGATGCAGAAGGGGCTGCTCGACCTCATGCGCCAGCTCTACGGCAATTCGATGCTGCGCACGCCGCTCAAGGACTCGGCTGAGATCGACAACGCCACTGCGCGTCTGATGACGGTCTACGAACTGGACGGACCGATGACGAGCAAGGCCGTCCGCGATCGGTGCCTGACATATCTCGACGGGGTGAACGGCGAGATCGAACTCGAAATCCGCAGGACTTGGCCGAGCCATCTGGCCCGCTTACGCAAAGAGGGGCACGCATGA
- a CDS encoding ParB/RepB/Spo0J family partition protein has product MSSKNRNFMSDLASSVEQATEPVDRSTRRGGGVLGGRSNRLAEIASGAAVDNPQEFVDPARCRIWERHNRDYTALNYDRCRDLIDSILAQGKQEVPAIVRRVSDDRHYDYEVICGARRHWSVLWLRRNNHPEIRYLIEVRTLTDEQAFRISDLENRAREDLTDLERARDYLKALGLYYNGRQKDMAKRINQSEAWLSRYLDLARLPPELVEAFPDPYELKISHIGALKPILKADDMRAAVLVEARRISEQRDGGVVGGPTNAPEMIRRLVIAAERVARSGTPAKAQTAPKRSGIGSGTICDDAGAPLLRVDGKDRRALTLTLFHKGGGDRAAAEAALRDLLDRYWPKPS; this is encoded by the coding sequence ATGAGCTCGAAAAACCGCAATTTCATGAGCGATCTGGCGTCCTCGGTCGAGCAGGCCACGGAGCCGGTGGACCGGTCGACACGGCGTGGGGGCGGTGTTCTGGGCGGGCGGAGCAACCGGCTCGCCGAGATCGCCTCGGGCGCGGCCGTCGACAATCCGCAGGAATTCGTCGATCCCGCACGGTGCCGGATCTGGGAGCGTCACAACCGGGACTATACCGCGCTCAACTACGATCGCTGTCGCGATCTCATCGATAGCATCCTGGCGCAGGGCAAGCAGGAGGTGCCGGCGATCGTCCGTCGTGTCTCCGACGACCGGCATTACGACTACGAGGTCATCTGTGGCGCGCGGCGCCACTGGAGCGTTCTGTGGTTGCGGCGAAACAACCATCCGGAAATCCGCTACCTCATCGAAGTGCGTACGCTTACCGATGAGCAGGCGTTCAGAATTTCTGACCTCGAAAACCGCGCCCGGGAAGATCTTACGGACCTAGAGCGTGCCAGAGATTATCTGAAGGCACTTGGCCTATACTATAACGGCCGGCAGAAGGATATGGCGAAGCGGATCAACCAGTCGGAGGCCTGGCTCAGCCGGTATCTCGACTTGGCACGGTTGCCGCCGGAGCTCGTCGAAGCATTTCCGGATCCGTACGAGCTGAAGATCTCGCACATTGGCGCCCTCAAACCGATCCTCAAGGCCGACGACATGCGCGCTGCCGTCCTGGTCGAGGCGCGCCGGATCAGCGAACAGCGTGACGGCGGGGTGGTGGGGGGACCGACCAACGCGCCAGAAATGATCCGCCGACTGGTCATCGCCGCCGAGCGGGTGGCGCGATCTGGCACACCGGCGAAGGCGCAGACAGCCCCCAAGAGGTCAGGAATTGGCTCGGGCACGATCTGCGACGACGCTGGTGCGCCGCTCTTGCGGGTCGATGGGAAGGATCGCAGGGCGCTGACGCTGACACTGTTCCACAAGGGGGGAGGGGACCGGGCCGCCGCCGAGGCCGCCCTCAGAGATCTGCTGGACCGGTACTGGCCCAAGCCATCGTAA